A genomic segment from Acidobacteriota bacterium encodes:
- a CDS encoding diguanylate cyclase, which yields MSTTPTCPERVESDVPKMEAVVLVVSPDDRLLKWLDICWADFTLHLLHAASCEEAEKLVQVGDPDLVFVHGDPCPNVAVSACESLRKLSPQCSVFLVRSAHEITEQLRFIRLGCDGILPFPPDPSQIAQVISAAAVRRKSREPALLWVDDDADLLDMMAPAIQTAGFRLLTSARPLEIFELLTAHAPDILMLDYRMPGVNGAELCRMVRLRSEYRALPILILSASSEAEIRRKCLEAGADDYVLKPINVPDLLARLQAKVIRGQMLRTLATQDPLTQLNNHQAFLEILSRECNRAVRYNAGFSLAVLDVDRFSEVNRKYSFTAGDEVLRRLASALRERFRRSDASGRIGVDRFALVLPEIDKDTAVEVIKDFVETAGGMSFPALAPGTEFSVSLRAAVARFPADGSSPRALLSNALTALQTARDIPAPRVLAYRPKK from the coding sequence ATGAGCACGACACCGACGTGCCCGGAACGGGTGGAAAGCGACGTCCCGAAGATGGAGGCCGTGGTCCTGGTGGTTTCGCCGGACGACCGCCTCCTGAAGTGGCTCGACATCTGCTGGGCCGATTTCACCCTCCACCTGCTGCACGCGGCTTCCTGCGAGGAGGCCGAGAAACTGGTCCAGGTCGGGGACCCCGACCTGGTCTTCGTCCACGGCGACCCCTGCCCCAACGTCGCGGTCTCGGCCTGTGAGTCCCTGCGGAAACTCTCGCCGCAGTGCTCGGTTTTCCTGGTCCGCTCGGCCCACGAGATCACGGAACAGCTCCGTTTCATCCGGTTGGGGTGCGACGGCATCCTCCCGTTCCCCCCCGACCCGTCCCAGATCGCCCAGGTGATCTCCGCGGCGGCCGTTCGCCGGAAGAGCCGGGAACCGGCCCTCCTGTGGGTCGACGACGACGCCGACCTCCTCGACATGATGGCGCCGGCCATCCAGACCGCCGGCTTCCGGCTGCTGACCTCCGCCCGTCCCTTGGAGATCTTCGAACTGCTGACCGCCCACGCGCCGGACATCCTGATGCTGGACTACCGGATGCCGGGCGTCAACGGGGCCGAGCTGTGCCGGATGGTGCGGCTCCGGAGCGAGTACCGGGCCCTGCCCATCCTCATCCTGTCGGCCTCCTCCGAGGCGGAGATCCGCCGGAAGTGTCTCGAGGCCGGCGCCGACGACTACGTTCTCAAACCCATCAACGTCCCCGACCTCCTGGCGCGGCTGCAGGCGAAGGTCATCCGCGGTCAGATGCTGCGCACCCTGGCCACCCAGGACCCGCTGACCCAGCTGAACAACCACCAGGCCTTCCTGGAGATCCTTTCCCGGGAGTGCAACCGGGCCGTCCGTTACAATGCCGGTTTCAGCCTGGCGGTCCTGGACGTGGACCGATTCTCGGAGGTCAACCGGAAGTACTCCTTCACCGCCGGGGACGAAGTGCTTCGACGGCTCGCCTCCGCGCTGCGCGAGCGCTTCCGGCGTTCCGACGCGTCCGGGCGCATCGGGGTCGACCGCTTTGCCCTGGTCCTGCCGGAGATCGACAAGGACACGGCCGTGGAAGTGATCAAGGATTTCGTCGAAACGGCCGGCGGGATGAGCTTCCCGGCCCTTGCCCCCGGGACGGAGTTCTCCGTCTCCCTCCGCGCGGCGGTCGCCCGGTTCCCCGCCGACGGCAGCTCGCCCCGCGCCCTCCTGTCGAACGCCCTGACCGCCCTCCAGACGGCCCGGGACATCCCCGCGCCCAGGGTCCTGGCTTACCGGCCGAAGAAATAG
- a CDS encoding extracellular solute-binding protein yields MKGKTPFGSLVLALGLLLTCACSSGAQLVVISPHTNDIKATIKPLFEEWYRKKTGKSISVKWINMGGSNDALKYVRSEFAKRPGGIDIDLFWGGGISPYFTLKKEGLLQRTELAPETLAAIPPVLGGVPLFDVDRQWYGSCLSCFGIMANRSVCAARGLPVVKTWQELTSPQYADLLGSADPRHSGSNHVAFDMILQKLGWEKGWEVLTLLAANMKRFNISSKDVVKDLTSGDTAFCLSVDYYAWKEIEQQGADKVAFIVPEDISMVNPDCFGVLKGAPHSAEAKLFIEFVLSPECQRVWMARAGSPGGPPSSSLYRLSIVKSVYDDIRKDTLIDFNPFTSPSGAAGYSVEKSEQLWDITGDLFGSLLVDRHDELKQAWARIAAGGNPPDAIAELCRMPVTEAEALQLAAQWKDPKRRNDTISQWQEFARAKYAAAAAKVK; encoded by the coding sequence GTGAAAGGAAAAACACCGTTTGGGTCCCTCGTCCTCGCCCTGGGCCTGCTGCTGACCTGTGCCTGTTCCTCCGGGGCGCAGCTGGTGGTCATCTCCCCCCACACCAACGACATCAAGGCGACCATCAAGCCGCTGTTCGAGGAGTGGTACCGCAAGAAGACGGGGAAAAGCATCTCGGTGAAGTGGATCAACATGGGGGGGTCCAACGACGCGCTCAAGTACGTGCGCTCGGAGTTCGCCAAGCGCCCCGGCGGGATCGACATCGACCTCTTCTGGGGGGGCGGCATCTCGCCTTACTTCACCCTGAAAAAGGAAGGCCTCCTGCAGCGGACGGAACTGGCGCCGGAGACCCTGGCGGCCATCCCGCCCGTCCTGGGCGGGGTCCCGCTCTTCGACGTCGACCGCCAGTGGTACGGGTCATGCCTCTCCTGCTTCGGCATCATGGCCAACCGCTCCGTCTGCGCCGCCCGCGGCCTCCCCGTCGTCAAGACCTGGCAGGAGCTGACGTCCCCGCAGTACGCCGACCTCCTGGGCTCCGCCGACCCCCGCCACAGCGGGTCGAACCACGTGGCCTTCGACATGATCCTCCAGAAGCTGGGGTGGGAGAAAGGCTGGGAAGTCCTGACCCTGCTTGCCGCCAACATGAAGCGGTTCAACATCTCCTCCAAGGACGTGGTCAAGGACCTCACCTCGGGGGACACGGCCTTCTGCCTCTCGGTGGACTACTACGCCTGGAAGGAGATCGAGCAGCAGGGCGCCGACAAGGTGGCCTTCATCGTCCCCGAGGACATCTCCATGGTCAACCCCGACTGCTTCGGGGTGCTCAAGGGCGCCCCCCATTCCGCGGAGGCGAAGCTCTTCATCGAGTTCGTGCTCTCCCCCGAGTGCCAGCGCGTCTGGATGGCCCGGGCGGGGAGCCCCGGGGGCCCCCCGTCCAGCAGCCTCTACCGGCTCAGCATCGTCAAGTCCGTCTACGACGACATCCGCAAGGACACCCTCATCGACTTCAACCCCTTCACCTCTCCCTCCGGCGCCGCCGGCTACAGCGTGGAGAAAAGCGAGCAGCTCTGGGACATCACGGGGGACCTCTTCGGGAGCCTCCTGGTCGACCGCCACGACGAGCTGAAACAGGCCTGGGCCCGGATCGCCGCGGGGGGAAACCCGCCCGACGCCATCGCCGAGCTGTGCCGGATGCCCGTCACCGAGGCCGAGGCCCTTCAACTGGCCGCCCAGTGGAAGGACCCGAAGCGGCGCAATGACACCATCTCGCAGTGGCAGGAGTTCGCCCGGGCCAAGTACGCGGCCGCGGCGGCGAAAGTGAAATGA
- a CDS encoding ferritin family protein: MDIENALKLSVEYETRVRDVYVEALKRVGDAKGKAIFQVLADEEQGHVDFLEALLKEWRETGAIHPADIETRIPPRDRIEAGVRKIEAGMADLDPDNDLQMLSKALDLEIETSRFYKKMVHEVPAEGRAMFTRFITVEEGHVAIVKAEMDHLIRTGYWFDFMEIDLNGV, translated from the coding sequence ATGGATATCGAAAATGCGTTGAAGCTGTCTGTCGAGTACGAGACCCGGGTTCGCGACGTGTACGTCGAGGCTCTCAAGCGTGTCGGGGACGCCAAGGGGAAGGCGATTTTCCAGGTGCTCGCCGACGAGGAGCAGGGCCACGTGGATTTCCTCGAGGCCCTCCTGAAGGAGTGGCGCGAAACGGGCGCCATCCACCCCGCGGACATCGAAACCCGCATCCCGCCCCGGGACCGGATCGAGGCGGGCGTCCGGAAAATCGAGGCGGGCATGGCCGACCTTGACCCCGACAACGACCTCCAGATGCTGAGCAAGGCCCTCGACCTGGAGATCGAGACCAGCCGCTTCTACAAGAAAATGGTCCACGAGGTCCCCGCCGAGGGGCGGGCCATGTTCACCCGTTTCATCACGGTGGAGGAGGGTCACGTGGCCATCGTCAAGGCCGAGATGGACCACCTCATCCGCACCGGCTACTGGTTCGACTTCATGGAGATCGACCTCAACGGCGTCTGA
- a CDS encoding serine protein kinase PrkA, protein MADNTTASLREYMKAVRQGHRRFENAFQGVARMILSEGVEKVVVNGRSTYDFPIFRGGAKHVIGMYDEINSFVSYVKDASEGGSSKEMAYVLVGEPGNGKTFFVEFVCNRYRQFLSRPENRKYTFRFVGLDKLGTYGRISTVESQTYEDPAILALNLFDDPGETKAFWAREAGFKDKDLAAVGENYRPLGACSAYIWNDLRRLTGGKVDEMLKYVEIIPVPLLESLGTVTGKYPAKDKITSSAVDLLGEESIQRLLHISDTNNPYRFDLRRGALARVAGGGIHFCDEMFKNKKDLVQVYLGVIQNRTIEIDGYKWPIDTLIVATSNNSEFNRFLAEKEEAPIVDRCRICHVAHNTHYKMQFNLTSYAIGSETKTTFSKEPLHQDPNLNYAASVAVVLTRLPRSEKLTPVETMKLAAGEVAGEKSIKTLAEVIDNLNQDPDITKRFGQKGLGQRNLGRAIQLMVESSETNEGRCMFALDVYKALERVVLDYVTENTDRAKYLEDLKTARGLYRERVMTEIFNAYMDEPFAIRKDVMNYVNMIIGIDAENLGPDKMWKYIDPQTKELRALKIDERYIQSVEERLGLKTHEQRENFRTTIRKIYGQKISVEPEYDFMDNLELVKAVTDVRLKSDIAGAGSLIGALANRTNEENQKLYDRMIVTMLNKLGYCRTCAQKTIEYFCTQDDEK, encoded by the coding sequence ATGGCCGACAACACCACCGCCAGCCTTCGGGAGTACATGAAAGCGGTCCGGCAGGGGCACCGCCGCTTCGAGAACGCCTTCCAGGGGGTCGCCCGCATGATCCTGAGCGAGGGCGTGGAAAAGGTGGTGGTCAACGGCCGGTCCACCTACGACTTCCCCATCTTCCGGGGCGGCGCCAAGCACGTCATCGGGATGTACGACGAGATCAACAGCTTCGTCTCCTACGTCAAGGACGCCTCGGAGGGGGGGTCCTCGAAGGAGATGGCCTACGTCCTCGTGGGCGAGCCGGGCAACGGCAAGACCTTCTTCGTGGAGTTCGTCTGCAACCGGTACCGGCAGTTCCTCTCCAGGCCCGAGAACCGCAAGTACACCTTCCGCTTCGTGGGGCTGGACAAGCTGGGCACCTACGGGCGGATCTCCACGGTGGAGTCCCAGACCTACGAGGACCCGGCCATCCTCGCCCTGAACCTCTTCGACGACCCTGGCGAGACGAAGGCCTTCTGGGCCAGGGAAGCCGGTTTCAAGGACAAGGACCTGGCCGCCGTCGGGGAGAACTACCGCCCCCTGGGCGCGTGCTCCGCCTACATCTGGAACGACCTCCGACGCCTCACCGGGGGGAAGGTCGACGAGATGCTCAAGTACGTGGAGATCATCCCGGTGCCGCTCCTGGAAAGCCTGGGCACCGTCACGGGCAAGTACCCCGCCAAGGACAAGATCACCTCCTCGGCCGTGGACCTCCTCGGGGAGGAGTCCATCCAGCGCCTGCTCCACATCAGCGACACCAACAACCCCTACCGCTTCGACCTGCGCCGCGGCGCCCTCGCCCGCGTGGCCGGCGGGGGGATTCACTTCTGCGACGAGATGTTCAAGAACAAGAAGGACCTGGTCCAGGTGTACCTGGGGGTCATCCAGAACCGGACCATCGAGATCGACGGGTACAAGTGGCCCATCGACACCCTGATCGTGGCCACCTCCAACAACTCCGAGTTCAACCGCTTCCTGGCCGAGAAAGAGGAGGCGCCCATCGTGGACCGGTGCCGCATCTGCCACGTGGCCCACAACACCCACTACAAGATGCAGTTCAACCTCACCTCCTACGCCATCGGGAGCGAGACCAAGACCACCTTCAGCAAGGAACCCCTCCACCAGGACCCGAACCTCAACTACGCCGCCTCGGTGGCCGTGGTGCTCACCCGGCTCCCCCGCTCCGAGAAGCTCACCCCCGTGGAGACCATGAAGCTGGCCGCCGGCGAGGTGGCGGGCGAGAAGAGCATCAAGACCCTGGCGGAGGTCATCGACAACCTCAACCAGGACCCCGACATCACCAAGCGCTTCGGGCAGAAGGGCCTGGGACAGCGCAACCTGGGCCGGGCCATCCAGTTGATGGTGGAGAGTTCCGAGACCAACGAGGGGCGCTGCATGTTCGCCCTGGACGTCTACAAGGCCCTGGAACGCGTCGTCCTCGACTACGTCACCGAGAACACCGACCGGGCCAAGTACCTGGAGGACCTCAAGACCGCCCGCGGGCTCTACCGGGAGCGGGTCATGACGGAGATCTTCAACGCCTACATGGACGAGCCCTTCGCCATCCGCAAGGACGTCATGAACTACGTCAACATGATCATCGGCATCGACGCCGAGAACCTGGGCCCCGACAAGATGTGGAAGTACATCGACCCCCAGACCAAGGAACTGCGGGCGCTGAAGATCGACGAGCGCTACATCCAAAGCGTGGAGGAGCGCCTGGGCCTCAAGACCCACGAACAGCGGGAGAACTTCCGCACCACCATCCGCAAGATCTACGGCCAGAAAATCTCCGTGGAGCCCGAGTACGACTTCATGGACAACCTGGAACTGGTGAAGGCGGTCACCGACGTGCGCCTCAAGTCGGACATCGCGGGGGCCGGCAGCCTCATCGGCGCCCTGGCCAACCGGACCAACGAGGAGAACCAGAAGCTCTACGACCGCATGATCGTCACCATGCTGAACAAGCTGGGCTACTGCCGCACCTGCGCCCAGAAAACCATCGAGTACTTCTGCACCCAGGACGACGAAAAGTAG
- a CDS encoding cytochrome ubiquinol oxidase subunit I yields MDPILLARIQFAVTIGFHFLFPPITIGLAWLLVIAEWKGWRRGDEDWARIGKFFAKVLGLTFAVGVATGIVMEFQFGTNWSRYSRFVGDIFGAPLAAEGVFAFFLESGFLGLYLFGRRRISKGAHWFSCLMVAAGSTLSAFWILVANSWQQTPAGYVLRNGRAELVDFWAAVFNPSTLVRFTHTIFAAILSGAFFWVGITAWMVLRKRGGAASLKALKLGVGVGLVSALVVLFPTGHEHARQVARTQPEKFAAIEGLYETQAQAPLVMFAVPRERPPKLHAVLEIKGLLSWMAFGDFNAKIQGINEFPPDEIPPLALTFISFHTMVGLGMLFILLMAVAAWKCWKKRLESSPRLLKVLVWCAPLPLLACQIGWVTAEVGRQPWIVYRMMKTADAVSVTVTAGELLFSLALLSVIYLLLGSLYVFLLVRKVRGGLEETPTPDAP; encoded by the coding sequence ATGGACCCGATCCTCCTGGCCCGCATCCAGTTCGCCGTCACCATCGGTTTCCACTTCCTCTTCCCCCCCATCACCATCGGTCTGGCGTGGCTGCTGGTGATCGCGGAGTGGAAGGGGTGGAGGCGCGGTGACGAGGACTGGGCCCGCATCGGCAAGTTCTTCGCCAAGGTCCTCGGCCTGACCTTCGCCGTGGGCGTCGCCACGGGGATCGTCATGGAATTCCAGTTCGGCACCAACTGGTCCCGCTACTCCCGCTTCGTCGGGGACATCTTCGGCGCGCCCCTGGCGGCTGAAGGGGTCTTCGCCTTTTTCCTGGAGTCGGGATTCCTCGGGCTGTACCTGTTCGGGCGCCGGAGGATCTCGAAAGGGGCCCACTGGTTCAGCTGCCTGATGGTGGCGGCGGGGTCCACGCTCTCCGCCTTCTGGATCCTGGTCGCCAACTCCTGGCAGCAGACCCCGGCGGGATACGTGCTCCGGAACGGCCGGGCGGAACTGGTCGACTTCTGGGCGGCGGTGTTCAACCCCTCCACCCTGGTCCGCTTCACCCACACGATCTTCGCGGCCATCCTGTCCGGCGCCTTCTTCTGGGTGGGGATCACCGCCTGGATGGTCCTGCGCAAGCGGGGGGGGGCCGCCTCCCTGAAAGCCCTGAAGCTGGGGGTCGGGGTGGGTCTGGTGTCCGCCCTCGTGGTCCTGTTCCCCACCGGCCACGAACACGCCCGGCAGGTGGCCCGGACCCAACCCGAGAAGTTCGCCGCCATCGAGGGGCTCTACGAGACGCAGGCCCAGGCGCCCCTGGTGATGTTCGCCGTGCCGCGGGAGAGACCCCCGAAACTGCACGCGGTGCTGGAGATCAAGGGGCTCCTGAGCTGGATGGCCTTCGGGGACTTCAACGCGAAAATCCAGGGAATCAATGAGTTCCCGCCCGACGAGATCCCGCCCCTGGCGCTGACGTTCATCTCCTTCCACACCATGGTGGGGCTGGGCATGCTCTTCATCCTCCTGATGGCCGTCGCCGCGTGGAAATGCTGGAAAAAGCGGCTGGAGAGCAGCCCCCGTCTCCTGAAGGTCCTGGTCTGGTGCGCTCCCCTTCCCCTCCTGGCCTGCCAGATCGGGTGGGTCACGGCGGAAGTCGGGCGCCAGCCCTGGATCGTCTACCGCATGATGAAGACGGCCGACGCGGTGTCGGTGACGGTGACGGCCGGGGAACTGCTCTTCTCGCTCGCCCTGCTGTCGGTGATCTACCTGCTCCTCGGCTCCCTGTACGTCTTCCTGCTGGTTCGAAAGGTCCGCGGGGGTCTCGAGGAAACCCCGACGCCGGACGCCCCCTGA
- a CDS encoding response regulator, whose product MNLRNRFSPSVAIKVNLIIIGILSVFLLLANLVLSRIIARVLEDDALRRCEVVTRLFAEINRLPLERMDYFTLEYNTRELLKSEDIVQAKVFDVNGVELTLSGRETPPPAEDLRVVEREALSPEGKRLGNVQVVFSLERIHSGIARAHLFLSVIMLFVIFGTVASLAGLIRLVVTRPIRSLLASVREVTRGNLDREVKVSSRDEIGELSADFNTMTERLRESLALTRNILESMPSVMVSVDQDNRVTQWNPAAETFTGVKAPDAMGKPLGEASPLLEKYAPAVQEVIGRRTPHELRREVFGNAEAPTFLDVSVFPLSAGAIRGAVLRMDDVTTAEKREQQLIQAQKMELVGTLAGGLAHDFNNVLSGIVGTVSILQYKLRKHAVSPQELDQDLKVIKEAGGSAMDMVQQLLALSHKQELTPEEVDLRTAVENVVRICRNTFDKCIDVSTNLPKEAAMVHADGTQMEQVILNLCVNASHAMTIMRKEGETQGGSILLSIDRVLPDRFFCSAHPEAKEIDYWVLSISDTGVGMDARTVGKIFDPFFTTKEKGTGTGLGLAMVYNIVSRHGGFITVYSEVGLGSTFYVYLPMLHGASALERPEAEDWVPPGTGTVLVVDDEPHIRDIARMILEECGYTVMLAENGRDGLQKYQDHAAEIKAVILDLQMPVMSGEETFRRLREFAPDVKVLLSSGYAQDERVTTVMRLGVNGFIHKPYTLQELASAIHRVVGGAN is encoded by the coding sequence ATGAACCTGAGAAACCGTTTCTCCCCGAGCGTCGCCATCAAGGTCAACCTGATCATCATCGGGATCCTGTCGGTGTTTCTCCTGCTGGCCAACCTGGTCCTTAGCCGCATCATCGCCCGGGTCCTCGAAGACGACGCCCTCCGGCGCTGCGAGGTGGTCACCCGGCTCTTCGCCGAGATCAACCGACTCCCCCTCGAGCGGATGGACTACTTCACCCTCGAGTACAACACCCGCGAACTGCTCAAGAGCGAGGACATCGTCCAGGCCAAGGTCTTCGACGTCAACGGCGTGGAACTGACCCTCTCGGGCCGCGAGACGCCGCCCCCCGCGGAGGACCTCCGGGTGGTGGAACGCGAGGCCCTCAGCCCGGAAGGGAAGAGGCTGGGAAACGTCCAGGTGGTCTTCTCCCTGGAGCGGATCCACTCGGGGATCGCCCGCGCCCACCTCTTCCTCTCCGTCATCATGCTGTTCGTGATCTTCGGGACCGTGGCCAGCCTGGCGGGCCTGATCCGGCTCGTGGTCACCCGCCCCATCCGGTCGCTGCTGGCGTCCGTCCGGGAGGTCACCCGGGGCAACCTCGACCGGGAGGTGAAGGTCTCCTCCCGTGACGAGATCGGCGAACTCTCCGCCGACTTCAACACCATGACCGAACGGCTCCGGGAAAGCCTGGCACTCACCCGGAACATCCTCGAGTCCATGCCTTCCGTCATGGTCTCCGTCGACCAGGACAACCGCGTCACCCAGTGGAACCCCGCCGCGGAGACCTTCACGGGGGTCAAGGCGCCGGACGCGATGGGGAAACCCCTCGGGGAGGCTTCCCCGCTCCTGGAGAAGTACGCGCCCGCCGTCCAGGAGGTCATCGGGAGGCGCACGCCCCACGAACTCCGGCGGGAGGTTTTCGGCAACGCGGAGGCCCCCACCTTCCTGGACGTCTCCGTCTTTCCCCTGTCCGCTGGGGCCATCCGCGGGGCCGTCCTCCGGATGGACGACGTGACCACCGCCGAGAAACGCGAACAGCAGCTGATCCAGGCCCAGAAGATGGAACTGGTCGGCACCCTGGCGGGGGGCCTGGCCCACGACTTCAACAACGTCCTCAGCGGCATCGTGGGGACCGTGTCCATCCTCCAGTACAAGCTCCGGAAGCACGCCGTCTCGCCCCAGGAGCTGGACCAGGACCTCAAGGTCATCAAGGAAGCCGGCGGCAGCGCCATGGACATGGTCCAGCAGCTCCTCGCCCTCTCCCACAAGCAGGAGTTGACCCCGGAAGAGGTGGACCTGCGGACCGCGGTGGAGAACGTGGTCCGGATCTGCCGGAACACCTTCGACAAGTGCATCGACGTCTCCACCAACCTCCCGAAGGAAGCGGCGATGGTTCACGCCGACGGGACCCAGATGGAGCAGGTGATCCTGAACCTGTGCGTGAACGCCTCCCACGCCATGACCATCATGCGGAAGGAGGGCGAGACCCAGGGCGGGAGCATCCTGCTCTCCATCGACCGTGTCCTCCCCGACCGCTTCTTCTGCAGCGCTCACCCGGAAGCAAAGGAAATCGACTACTGGGTCCTCTCCATCAGCGACACGGGGGTCGGCATGGACGCCCGGACCGTGGGGAAGATCTTCGACCCCTTCTTCACCACCAAGGAGAAGGGAACCGGCACGGGCCTCGGCCTGGCCATGGTCTACAACATCGTCAGCCGGCACGGCGGCTTCATCACCGTCTACTCCGAGGTCGGGCTCGGGTCCACCTTTTACGTCTACCTGCCCATGCTCCACGGCGCGTCGGCCCTGGAGCGGCCCGAAGCGGAGGACTGGGTCCCCCCGGGCACGGGCACCGTCCTCGTGGTGGACGACGAGCCCCACATTCGCGACATCGCCCGGATGATCCTCGAGGAGTGCGGCTACACCGTCATGCTGGCGGAGAACGGCCGGGACGGCCTCCAGAAATACCAGGACCATGCCGCCGAGATCAAGGCGGTGATCCTCGACCTCCAGATGCCGGTCATGTCGGGGGAGGAGACCTTCCGTCGGCTCCGGGAGTTCGCGCCGGACGTGAAGGTCCTGCTTTCCTCGGGCTACGCCCAGGACGAGCGGGTGACCACGGTGATGCGGCTCGGCGTGAACGGGTTCATCCACAAACCCTACACCCTCCAGGAACTGGCCTCCGCCATCCACCGGGTGGTCGGGGGCGCGAACTGA
- the cydB gene encoding cytochrome d ubiquinol oxidase subunit II, translating to MDLNTIWYALFAVLIAGYAMLDGYDLGVGVIHLFTRDEARRRVNLNAIGPVWDGNEVWLLTGGGALFAAFPAVYATVFSGFYLALFLLLAALIARAVSLEFRGKVDHPRWKRAWDVTFALGSLLPAVLFGVATGNIVRGLTLNADRDYTGGFLGLLNPFSLLVGVLSLTLCVMHGAAYLTLKTEGEHRRSMATLLRHAWLAFALLYVGTSVAAAAVSPHLFERLAASPLMWAFTALLGVCLFAIPYLSAAGRFGAAFAASSATIGLMVGLAAAGMYPYLVPSRPFAPETSLTVYNACSSPYTLGVMLVIALIGMPLVIAYTIFIHRAFRGKVVLTPESY from the coding sequence ATGGACCTGAACACCATCTGGTACGCCCTCTTCGCCGTCCTCATCGCCGGGTACGCCATGCTGGACGGCTACGACCTCGGGGTCGGCGTCATCCACCTCTTCACCCGCGACGAGGCCCGCCGGCGCGTCAACCTCAACGCCATCGGCCCCGTCTGGGACGGGAACGAAGTCTGGTTGCTCACGGGCGGCGGCGCCCTGTTCGCCGCGTTCCCCGCGGTGTACGCCACGGTCTTCAGCGGTTTCTACCTTGCACTGTTCCTGCTGCTGGCGGCCCTGATCGCCCGGGCGGTCAGCCTGGAGTTCCGGGGCAAGGTGGACCACCCCCGGTGGAAACGCGCGTGGGACGTGACCTTTGCCCTGGGAAGCCTCCTTCCCGCCGTACTCTTCGGGGTGGCCACGGGCAACATCGTCCGCGGGTTGACCCTGAACGCCGACCGCGACTACACGGGCGGGTTCCTCGGCCTGCTCAACCCCTTCTCCCTCCTCGTGGGGGTCCTCTCCCTCACCCTGTGCGTGATGCACGGCGCCGCCTACCTGACCCTCAAGACGGAAGGGGAGCACCGCCGGTCCATGGCGACCCTTCTCCGCCACGCCTGGCTGGCCTTCGCCCTGCTCTACGTGGGAACGTCCGTCGCGGCCGCGGCCGTGTCGCCGCACCTCTTCGAACGGCTGGCCGCTTCGCCGCTCATGTGGGCCTTCACGGCCCTCCTCGGCGTGTGCCTCTTCGCCATCCCCTACCTGTCGGCCGCCGGGCGCTTCGGAGCCGCCTTCGCCGCCTCGTCGGCCACCATCGGGCTGATGGTCGGCCTGGCCGCGGCCGGGATGTATCCCTACCTGGTCCCTTCGCGCCCCTTCGCCCCGGAGACGAGCCTGACGGTCTACAACGCCTGCTCGTCCCCCTACACCCTGGGGGTAATGCTGGTCATCGCGCTGATCGGGATGCCCCTGGTCATCGCCTACACCATCTTCATCCACCGCGCGTTCCGGGGCAAGGTCGTCCTGACGCCCGAAAGCTACTGA
- a CDS encoding BMP family ABC transporter substrate-binding protein: MIHRLLANRGPSAPPGAKRPIAPPGAGALLALAVAALTACSTDAGKVSLKGAAGPGHRIKAGLVSNIGGFGDKSYADLQYNGLVRSRTQFGIDIAYEEVRQSEDYADKMEKLIHRGCNLIFCSSVDMQPAVEQLAPHHPQVRFVLLDAPVIAKNPNTVGVLMRQSEGCFLVGALAARMSRSGTIAAVCGRKEPVIDDFTLGFEAGARLARPDIRVKALYLQELFPGKNPWSSPVEAKQAALDLVSAQGADVVFGIAGASNLGIFQACKEKKVWAIGVDSDQDYLVPRVILCSMMKRMDQAILLQVERVLRGRFESGNITMGLSDGGVDVSPMTYTRGKVPPDVLRQMQEFRAGIVSGAIQVPSTLTDTPQVLPP, from the coding sequence TTGATCCACCGGCTTCTTGCCAATCGCGGGCCCTCCGCTCCCCCCGGGGCGAAGCGCCCGATCGCGCCCCCGGGGGCCGGGGCCCTCCTCGCCCTGGCCGTGGCGGCCCTCACCGCCTGCTCGACGGACGCCGGGAAAGTCTCCCTCAAGGGGGCGGCCGGCCCCGGTCACCGGATCAAGGCGGGCCTGGTCTCCAACATCGGGGGCTTCGGAGACAAGTCCTACGCGGACCTCCAGTACAACGGCCTTGTCCGGAGCCGGACGCAGTTCGGCATCGACATCGCCTACGAGGAGGTCCGGCAGAGCGAGGACTACGCCGACAAGATGGAGAAGCTCATCCACCGAGGCTGCAACCTGATCTTCTGTAGTTCCGTGGACATGCAGCCCGCCGTCGAGCAACTGGCGCCGCACCACCCCCAGGTTCGCTTCGTGCTCCTCGACGCCCCGGTCATCGCGAAGAATCCCAACACGGTGGGCGTTCTGATGCGGCAGAGCGAGGGCTGCTTCCTCGTCGGGGCGCTGGCGGCGAGGATGAGCCGCAGCGGGACCATCGCCGCCGTCTGCGGACGAAAGGAACCGGTGATCGACGACTTCACCCTGGGCTTCGAGGCGGGTGCACGGCTGGCCCGCCCCGACATCCGGGTGAAGGCCCTCTACCTGCAGGAGCTCTTTCCCGGCAAAAACCCCTGGTCCAGCCCCGTCGAAGCCAAGCAGGCCGCCCTCGACCTCGTCTCCGCCCAGGGCGCCGACGTGGTTTTCGGCATCGCCGGCGCATCCAACCTCGGCATCTTCCAGGCATGCAAGGAGAAGAAAGTCTGGGCCATCGGGGTCGACTCCGACCAGGACTACCTCGTCCCGCGCGTCATCCTCTGCAGCATGATGAAACGCATGGACCAGGCGATCCTCCTCCAGGTGGAGCGGGTCCTCCGCGGCCGCTTCGAGAGCGGGAACATCACCATGGGCCTCTCGGACGGCGGCGTGGACGTCTCCCCCATGACCTACACCCGCGGCAAGGTTCCCCCCGACGTGCTCCGGCAGATGCAGGAATTCCGCGCCGGGATCGTGTCGGGCGCCATCCAGGTCCCCTCCACCCTCACCGACACCCCCCAGGTACTTCCGCCATGA